The genomic interval ACAAATTCCTCATCATCCATTCTGAATACACCAAAGTAGTTGTCGGTTTCATCAAGAAAATAAATCTTAAAATCCATCACTTTTTTCCTCCAAAAACGCAATTTTAACCTTATACGTTTCCCCGTTATCAGTATCAGTTTCAATTAACTTGCGGTAGCACATGAGAGCAGCCTCCCATTTTTTATGTTTTATAAAGAACTGCCCTGAGGTTTTACAATAATTAATGAATTTTTGTTTTATCTTTTCTCTGTTAGCTAAAGCCCAGGGTTTATCCTCATCAGCCGGCAGAAAATCTCCCCTATAGAGGTCTAAAGCCTGTTCAAACAAAGCGAAAACAGTATCACAATTGTTTTCTTTTGTATCGTTTTTCAAAAGCTGTTCCGATTTCTTTAACAAATGCTCAAGTGCAAACACATCACTCCATACGACTTTACGATTAAGCTTAATATAACCGTTTGAGTAATTGATGACATCCTTATTTTGAAAAAAGCTGCGCAGACGGTGAAGTGTTGTGTTAAATGATATTTGAGCAAGGTCTCCGTCAGAATCCGGCCACAGAGTGTCTGCAATGCACTGTCCGGGCTGCTCCATGCTGCCAAAAGAAGTCAAAGCCTTTAACAATGAAAACGGCATCTTTTGAACTTTGCCTGACAAAGACACCGGCCTGCCGTCAACTTGTATCTGAAATCGTCCTAAGGCATATATTTTAACCTGCCACGGCCAGTCCTTTATTTCCATACACGAGTCATCGGCAGTCATGCCAATGCTTTTTATGACAGACTTTACATAGTCAACTTCAATGCCAAGAGCCAGTGCCTTTTTATATATTAGAAAGTTTGCCGGATAAAAATAACTGAAGATGAAAGCTCCATTTTGTTTTGAAAACTCAATAGCTTCCTTAAAATAATCGCTAAACGATGTGTCATCTCCGGTATGTGCACTTATCAGAGATTTCATTATAAGACATAGATATTCTGCAAACGGGCTTTTTGTGCGCTTTCCAATTTCCATAATTTTAAGAAAATACCTATCGGTTTTCTCATATTGGCCTGCTTCAATCAAGACATTAACCAACGCATAGGTATGAATCATTGCAAGAAATGGGGAGCCGGATTCCACTGCCGCTTTTAGCGAGTTCTCGGCATAGTATATAGCCTCAGAGAATTTACCACAGCGTGCGGCTATCAGTGATGATTGATGGTTGTAGTATATAAGTTCAAAACTTTGGAAGGTCTTTCTTGACTCCAACATTCTATTTAGGTATTCCTGAGCTTTATTAACATCGTCTTTTTGCAGTAGTGCATGGATCATCTGTCCGTACAACGCAAGCTCAAGAAATTCTATTCCGGTATCACTGGAAATAGTTAATCCCTCTTCTACAGCCTTAATCATCTCATCGGGCTGGCATGCAATTAGATAATACAAGGCCTTTGTTCTTAAATACATTAATTTTTGCAAATCCGAATATTTCTTATACTCTGGATACAGGGTATCCAAAACTCCTTTGGCAGCATTAGCTCTGCCATTCCATATATAGTAAAAAATTAAATTGGAGCCTAAAAATAGTTTATTGGTGCTGCTACTGTCATTATTTATTATCTTAAGTGCATGTGACTCAAACCTGGTCATCATATAGTGGCCTGGATCTCTAAAAAGCAGTGCAGAAAAAACGCTTGCAATAACACGCTCCTCTACATCTTTTGAGGGAAATTGCGCCTCCATGTCATAAATGTTTTCAAATTCCTCTATCCAGTAATCCAGTGGAGCAAAATTTCTTAATTCATAAGTGTATGTGTTTACGATATTGGACCAACTTAAAAAAATGCCGCAATAATAATTTAATTCTTTGAATTTCTTATATGATGTTTCAAAGTAAAGCCTTGCTTCAAGCGGATTTTCCGAAAGCAGACACGTCCCTTTCCAATAGATAACCCACGGGTTTGCGTTTATAACAGACTCCGGCACACCCTCGATACATTCAATAACGAGTTTTGTGCGTCCCTGATCTAACAGCGTCTTAACATTGAGGTAAATAATATTTATAAGCCTGTCCCATGCTTTTACAGCACTGTATAGTTTGGCGGCCTCATAAAAAAAGCCGTGTTTTTCAAGAGCCTGAGCCGTCTTAAATTGCAACTCAGCGTATTTTTCACCCAGTGTTTCCCTCGCATGGACTTTGAGAAACTCGCTGAACAGATCGTGATATTTATACGACCTGCCGCCGACTTTGCGAACCTCCGTAAAAAAAGGATGATTTGTAAGATACTGCAGGATTCGTTTAGCTGATGTGCCGCCAGTTAGCTCATTGGCCAATTCCACAGTAATTTCAGGACACAGGCTGGTCTTTATGAGAAAATCCTTTATAAGGGGATCTTTTTGCTCAAAAATCTCTTCTGATAAATAACTGAAAATCTCCTCATTTGACATATCCCGGCTCAAAGGCTCAATGTCATCAGCTTCAGTTAACCTCTTAGATAATAAGACTATCCCAGATGCCCATCCTCTGGTAACATTGTGTAACACTCTAAAATTATCTTCCGTTACGACACCCCTAACACCAAGATTTACAAGCTCCTTTGTCTCCTCAAGCGTAAAAAATACGTTTTCCCAATAAAGACTGTTAAGCATACCGGAGACTTTTAGTGATGAGTACGCAGAGGGAGCATGCGTTCTGCTTATTACTATTATTTTAAGCCATTGTGGGATAACCGAAAAGGATCGCAGCAGACTGTCATGAAACAAATCATCAGTAACGGTATGAAAATCGTCAAAGACAATTATAGTTGTTTTTTTTAATAAACTGTAAAGCTCCTCGAAATAATTTAATACAAATGTGTGCAGCCCATATTCATTTGTAAGCGTAGGAAGCTCTGTTTTAAGTCGAAAATTGGTTTTTACCGCTAATCCAATGTGATAAAAAAATGACGACAGCTCATTGTCCCTTTCATCAATCCTGTACCACAGACAGGGGGATTTCTTATGCTCGATATAAGAGGAGACGAGAGTAGTTTTACCGGAACCGGCAGGGGCCGAAATCCACAGTATAGGCGCAGAGGAAAACAACGATTCTACCTCATTAAAAAGTCTTTTCCTTTTTAATATCTTTTTGTAAACAGGCCTCGTCAGCTTTGACGAGTATTTTTGTAACATGACGCTGCCGTCTTGCGCTAAGGCGCCCTTTGCTAAATTGTGCAAACCTGCTGCCCTCCCCTATTTGGTACAAGTTTCCGTATTTTAGTGTGTATTTAAAAAGTCATTGAGTATCCTGAAAAATTCCTCCTTTTGTTCGATGTGATAACAGTGTGATGCACCCTCAATTACGTAAAACTGTGAATCTCTTGTGTTTCTGTGATAATTCTTAACCGTATCAGGGTGAATCTCGTCGTGTTGGCCACAGATATAAATCACAGGCAGGATTATATCTTTTAGTCTGTCTGTTAAATCAAAATCAGCGATTACACCATCCTGATGAAACGCACTTTGACCTACAAAGCGGCTGAATATCAGGTGATTTATACAGGCTGCACTTCTAAGTAAGCAGTCTGGCCAGGGCTGAGTCACACAGAAATGATGGCTATAGAAAACCATCATAGCCTCGTTATATTTATCTGATGTGAAATCCACCTGAGTGCGGCAATTATTAAGAGTGTCCCGCACATCTTTAGGCAGCGACTCCACCCGCCGTAACATATCCGATGTGAGAGTTTTAGCATTTAACACAGGGCTTGCCATAATCAGACTTGCTATATAGCCAGGGGTTCTGTCTAATACAAAAGAAAGGGAAATCATAGCGGAAACACAATGAGCTAATATGTGGTATTTGGGATAATTCAACTCTTTACAGAGCGCATCTATCTCATCAAAAAAAACGTCAAATGTCCACTCTGAGATATTTACATTTCCACCAGAGTTTCCGCACCCTCTTTGATCGTAAAAAATCACCGGTCTGTCTGAGGAAAGCTCAGAAATTGGCTCCATGTAGTCATGCGAAAGAGCAATTCCATTTACTACCAGCAGCGGCACACCCGGTTTATCGGCCCCATAGACCGAGTACCAGAGGTTATAGTCCGGCATATTTACATACCCAGTTTTTAAATCAACCACGCTCCTACCCTCAAGCTTTACAACATAAACACACAAAAATCACCAAAATGTTTAGTTGCAATAACAGCTATGCAAATAAAGCGCCAGAACCACCCTTCAGAAATAGTACACAAAAGTCACCAAAATGTCAAGATAAAATTTAAAATCTTTGTCTTTTACATTTTTAAATAGCATTTGGTATAATACTCATATGGCAACTAAGATTGATATGCTGGAGGTGTTTGAAAGGCTTAAAGCAGCAGAACTAAGCAAGAAAGCGGCTAACGAGATTGTTGAAAAACCCGCCACAAGATCAGATGTTGATGAAATCTTAATCGAGTTAAAGAAAGTTCTTGCGACAAAAGCAGATTTAAAAGCTGAGGTTGACAGATTGATTGCTCAGCTTAAAAAGACCAGGCTTGTTATAATGATAAATTTTATACTCATTGCTTTGCTCATTATTGCAAATAACAGTGGGGTTTTAAACCATATAACCAGTCTGTTGGGTATTGATAAATAACTCTGGGATGTCAACTTTCTTCAATGCAGTCGGGCAATGGCCCTGTGCAACGGCGCGGTGTGAACCCCGTCAGGCCCGGAAGGGAGCAGCGGTAAGCGCTTGCTACGTGTGCCACAGTAAGTCTTTGCCCGGTTGCATTGAGGAAAGATTCTTTGCCTTATAACCTGAGTTAACGGAGCGTGTTTTTTGGCTTATCTGGTTTTAGCAAGAAAATGGAGACCACAAACCTTTGAGGATTTAACAGGACAGGAGACTGTCACTAAGATTCTGAAAAATGCACTTGCCGAAAAAAGGGTTGCCCATGCGTATCTGTTTTCAGGCCCTCGGGGGGTAGGGAAAACCACAGCCGCTCGGATTTTTGCTAAAGCGCTGAATTGCGCGCAAGGCCCAACTTCAACCCCATGCCTCACCTGCCCACAGTGCAAATCCATTGTGGAGGGCTCTTGTCTTGACGTTATCGAAATAGACGGAGCATCCAACAACGGCGTTGATGAGGCAAGGGAAATCAGAGAAAAAGTAAAGTACTCTCCCTCATCCGGCAGATACAAGGTGTATATCATTGATGAGGTGCATATGCTCTCTGTGGCAGCTTTTAATGCGCTTCTTAAAACCCTTGAAGAGCCTCCTCCGCATGCTGTTTTTATCATGGCTACAACATCTCCCCTTAAGGTTATACCGACTGTCCTGTCCCGCTGCCAACACTTACAGTTTAAACGAATTCCGGCTGAGAAAATCATAGGGAGAATCACTCATATAACCAACTCCGAGGGTTTCAGCATAACCTCTGAGGCAGCGGCAACATTAGCAAAGGCTGCTGACGGCAGCATGAGAGACGCTCTGACTCTCCTTGACCAAATCGTGTCCATATCTCCTGAAATCACCGCATCCAGCGTTAACACTCTCCTTGGACTTGTTGACCAAAAAGTCGTAAAAGACATGTTTCAGTGTATATTTACTGGTAACAGAAAGACAATTCTTCAATCCATAGACTACCTTTACGAAAACGGCTACGACTTGAAGACGTTTCTCAAAGATCTGATTGATTACACCAGAGATGTGCTGGTTTCGCTTTACACAAAACCGGAGGATAACCCTCACCGCAAACTTTGTTCGGAGGAATCGGCAGTGGTGCTTCTCAGTGAACTCGTTAAAGCCGATGGTTTATTAAAGACTGCCTTTTCCACGCGCATTGTGCTTGAGATGGTTTTAATAAAGGTTAGTTTTCTTTCCAGCCTCAGACCAATTGCAGGGTTGATAGAAGAGTTTAAATCTATAAGCGGTAAAACTACAGTTGCGCCATCTGCCATATCTCCTCAAAGAGAAATGCCCGACAGTGTCCCTGTTGAAATCGCAAAACCTGAAACCAAAGTTGAAAAGATGCTTGATAGCAGCGTTCAACCCAAAGCTGAAAACGCTAAGACGGCTCCAGAGGCCGATGAACCACCTATAGAAATTTTTAAAAGTCCTCCCCAGACATCATTAAGCCCGTGGGAAAAACTGCTTGATATTATAAGTGATGAAAACCCTCCGCTGTGGTCAAAGCTGAAAGAGGCAAAAGTGGAGGTGTCTGAGGGCACTGTGACGCTCACCTAC from Nitrospirota bacterium carries:
- a CDS encoding proline iminopeptidase-family hydrolase, with translation MVDLKTGYVNMPDYNLWYSVYGADKPGVPLLVVNGIALSHDYMEPISELSSDRPVIFYDQRGCGNSGGNVNISEWTFDVFFDEIDALCKELNYPKYHILAHCVSAMISLSFVLDRTPGYIASLIMASPVLNAKTLTSDMLRRVESLPKDVRDTLNNCRTQVDFTSDKYNEAMMVFYSHHFCVTQPWPDCLLRSAACINHLIFSRFVGQSAFHQDGVIADFDLTDRLKDIILPVIYICGQHDEIHPDTVKNYHRNTRDSQFYVIEGASHCYHIEQKEEFFRILNDFLNTH
- the dnaX gene encoding DNA polymerase III subunit gamma/tau, yielding MAYLVLARKWRPQTFEDLTGQETVTKILKNALAEKRVAHAYLFSGPRGVGKTTAARIFAKALNCAQGPTSTPCLTCPQCKSIVEGSCLDVIEIDGASNNGVDEAREIREKVKYSPSSGRYKVYIIDEVHMLSVAAFNALLKTLEEPPPHAVFIMATTSPLKVIPTVLSRCQHLQFKRIPAEKIIGRITHITNSEGFSITSEAAATLAKAADGSMRDALTLLDQIVSISPEITASSVNTLLGLVDQKVVKDMFQCIFTGNRKTILQSIDYLYENGYDLKTFLKDLIDYTRDVLVSLYTKPEDNPHRKLCSEESAVVLLSELVKADGLLKTAFSTRIVLEMVLIKVSFLSSLRPIAGLIEEFKSISGKTTVAPSAISPQREMPDSVPVEIAKPETKVEKMLDSSVQPKAENAKTAPEADEPPIEIFKSPPQTSLSPWEKLLDIISDENPPLWSKLKEAKVEVSEGTVTLTYSTTGWRLYKESLLEQAGYVEGILEKLTGAKHKLIFKENTKAVKPKADLKKVALSDPKVKEAMDLFDAAFVNVEPLNKDK